In Methylovirgula sp., a single genomic region encodes these proteins:
- a CDS encoding cytochrome c oxidase assembly protein → MSEDAGATKTTTKRAANGRLAWVLAVVALGFFGFGFGLVPLYNTLCHFTGLNGKTDEASARPVGGVDLSRTVTVEFMSTVMPGLPWQFRPMERRLRVHPGEPSTATYLATNLGGTRFYGQAIMSVSPEQAATHFKKIECFCYHKQGLDPQQSRVMPVVFFVSRDLPPEISTITVSYSAFPVAEEAALRGVN, encoded by the coding sequence ATGAGCGAGGATGCCGGTGCCACAAAGACCACGACGAAGCGCGCGGCAAACGGGCGGCTCGCTTGGGTTTTGGCGGTTGTGGCGCTCGGCTTCTTCGGCTTCGGCTTCGGCCTCGTGCCGCTCTATAACACCCTTTGCCATTTTACCGGGCTGAACGGCAAGACGGACGAGGCGAGTGCGCGACCCGTGGGCGGCGTCGATCTATCCCGCACCGTGACAGTCGAATTCATGAGCACGGTAATGCCGGGTCTGCCGTGGCAATTCCGGCCGATGGAGCGGCGCTTGCGCGTTCACCCCGGCGAGCCTTCGACAGCAACTTATCTCGCCACAAATCTCGGCGGCACACGATTCTATGGGCAAGCCATCATGAGCGTAAGTCCGGAGCAGGCGGCGACACATTTTAAAAAGATCGAATGCTTTTGCTACCACAAGCAGGGGCTCGATCCGCAGCAATCGCGCGTCATGCCGGTCGTGTTTTTTGTAAGCCGCGATCTGCCGCCGGAAATCTCGACGATCACAGTGTCCTATTCGGCTTTTCCGGTTGCGGAAGAGGCCGCGCTGAGGGGAGTTAATTAA
- a CDS encoding lysylphosphatidylglycerol synthase domain-containing protein, with the protein MAINEEVRPERMKGRRGLGGSLPQKPNLHSWLASFSAEGGGEDHKRRRQIATYIGACFSLGIAALAIFVLIHTLAHINPGQLRAAFDATENNQILAALGLTALSFLALTGYDGVALLQLRQKVPYTTTALASFTSYAICFTLGFPLITAGTVRFWIYSQAGISPAKIASLTVIAGVTYWLGMVFILAIGLIFRAGMISQLDHFAPHINMLIGIAALGGLVAYLVWVSVEHRWTRIQGFKLELPGFKLTTAQIVLSVIDLCAAAGVLYALLPDTHGIDFFTFAAVYVFACALGIASYAPGGIGVFEATMLKILPIPSQEGVLASLLMFRIIYYLIPFVLAFALLGANEGYRRWSDLREAMRRATSDKDPD; encoded by the coding sequence ATGGCGATCAATGAGGAAGTACGCCCCGAACGCATGAAGGGCCGGCGCGGCCTGGGGGGCAGTCTGCCGCAGAAGCCTAATCTACACTCGTGGTTGGCGAGCTTTTCCGCGGAGGGCGGCGGCGAAGACCACAAGCGCCGACGACAGATCGCGACCTACATTGGCGCGTGTTTCAGTCTAGGCATCGCGGCCCTTGCCATTTTCGTCCTCATCCACACCCTGGCGCATATCAACCCCGGCCAATTGCGGGCCGCGTTCGATGCCACCGAAAACAACCAGATCCTCGCCGCTCTCGGCCTGACGGCTTTATCTTTCCTCGCATTGACCGGCTACGACGGCGTCGCTCTGCTGCAATTGCGCCAGAAAGTGCCGTATACGACGACGGCGCTCGCCTCGTTCACGAGCTATGCGATTTGCTTCACGCTCGGCTTTCCGCTGATTACCGCCGGCACGGTGCGCTTCTGGATTTATTCGCAAGCGGGTATCTCGCCGGCAAAGATCGCCAGCCTCACGGTGATTGCGGGCGTCACCTATTGGCTCGGCATGGTCTTCATCCTCGCGATCGGTCTGATCTTTCGCGCCGGGATGATCAGCCAGCTCGATCATTTCGCACCTCACATCAATATGTTGATCGGCATCGCCGCGCTTGGCGGCCTGGTCGCCTATCTCGTGTGGGTGTCTGTCGAACATCGCTGGACGCGCATTCAAGGTTTCAAACTCGAACTGCCGGGGTTCAAGCTGACGACGGCGCAGATTGTCCTCAGCGTCATCGATCTTTGCGCAGCGGCAGGCGTTCTTTACGCCTTGCTTCCCGACACGCATGGTATTGATTTCTTCACTTTCGCGGCGGTCTATGTGTTCGCCTGCGCGCTCGGCATCGCAAGCTATGCGCCCGGCGGTATCGGCGTCTTTGAGGCGACGATGCTCAAGATTTTGCCGATCCCGTCGCAGGAGGGTGTGCTCGCCTCACTGCTCATGTTCCGCATTATCTATTATCTGATCCCGTTCGTTCTCGCCTTCGCGCTGCTTGGCGCCAATGAAGGCTATCGACGCTGGTCCGACCTGCGCGAGGCCATGCGGCGCGCAACGTCCGACAAGGATCCAGATTAA
- a CDS encoding cytochrome c oxidase subunit 3: MSADVAATRRYFVPRPSPYPALMSFSIMLLAIGLGLGVNGYPAGRWFAGVGIISILFALTRWIGKVIAESQGGFYHHWEDRSFRLGMIWFIVSEVVLFATLFGVLFYEREVSLPWLASLDAHFTPWPHFSGAWPSAGPAGKHFSTVYPWGIPALNTLLLVSSGATVTRAHYWLRRDRRDALTFWLALTILLGVIFLVLQAREFYEAYTELGLTLGSGVYGATFFALTGLHGFHVTVGVVMLTALLARILRGHFDASHHFAFEAVSWYWHFVDVVWLLLFVLVYWL, translated from the coding sequence GTGAGCGCAGATGTCGCCGCAACCCGCCGCTATTTCGTCCCGCGGCCGAGCCCCTATCCGGCGCTCATGTCGTTTTCGATCATGCTGCTCGCGATCGGCCTCGGCCTCGGCGTGAACGGCTATCCGGCCGGCCGATGGTTCGCCGGCGTCGGGATAATATCGATCCTCTTCGCGCTAACACGCTGGATCGGCAAGGTCATCGCCGAGAGCCAGGGCGGCTTCTATCATCATTGGGAGGATCGTTCATTCCGGCTCGGCATGATCTGGTTCATCGTTTCCGAAGTGGTGTTGTTCGCGACGTTGTTCGGTGTCTTATTTTACGAGCGCGAAGTTTCGCTCCCGTGGCTTGCGTCGCTTGATGCGCATTTCACGCCTTGGCCGCACTTCTCCGGCGCGTGGCCATCTGCGGGCCCGGCTGGAAAGCATTTTTCGACCGTCTATCCTTGGGGCATCCCGGCGCTCAATACGCTGCTGCTCGTCAGTTCCGGCGCAACGGTGACGCGGGCGCATTATTGGCTGCGGCGGGATCGCCGTGACGCGCTCACCTTCTGGCTGGCGCTGACGATCTTGCTTGGCGTGATCTTCCTGGTTTTGCAGGCGCGGGAATTCTATGAGGCCTATACCGAGTTAGGTCTGACGCTCGGCTCCGGCGTCTATGGCGCGACGTTCTTTGCACTGACCGGCCTGCACGGATTCCACGTCACGGTCGGTGTCGTGATGCTGACGGCGCTGCTCGCGCGCATCTTGCGTGGCCATTTCGACGCGAGCCACCATTTCGCTTTCGAGGCGGTGAGCTGGTACTGGCATTTCGTCGATGTGGTCTGGCTGTTGCTCTTCGTCCTGGTTTATTGGCTGTAA
- the coxB gene encoding cytochrome c oxidase subunit II: MTKRQRLILGSACCLAAIPRAANAHNPFEFQTPVTPIARETLYVHDLFLTIIAVLFSVGSGFLLFSIIRYRRSRGHQPATFSAPRTPLQWGLSALPILTLIVIDYVVMGIPAYHAVLTLADTRNDAALVIKVTGSQWRWRYDYPDAGISFISNLATSAEQRDSGAPTDPNYLLEVDKPLVLPVGKKVRVLLTSTDVIHAWWIPSFGIKQDAVPGFLRETWVKIDRPGIYRGQCAELCGVGHGFMPIVVEAKAQPDFDKWLADAQTAAAQAAAVTTLSKAELLKRGQQDYANYCAMCHQPTGLGMPGAIPPIAGNKPFSAPPAMTDLLAQRGFYNSGKIVVGPVARHIDIVLKGIPGTPMPGFGTQLSDADVAALVTYERNSFGNQTGDVVQPSAVKAARAK, translated from the coding sequence ATGACCAAGCGACAGCGATTGATTCTGGGATCGGCGTGCTGCCTAGCTGCCATCCCGCGGGCGGCTAACGCTCATAATCCTTTCGAATTCCAAACACCCGTAACGCCGATCGCGCGGGAAACTCTCTATGTCCATGATCTCTTTCTGACGATCATTGCGGTCCTTTTCTCGGTCGGTTCTGGCTTTCTCCTCTTTTCGATCATCCGCTATCGGCGCAGCCGCGGTCATCAGCCCGCGACGTTCTCGGCGCCGCGGACACCGCTGCAATGGGGGCTTTCCGCTCTTCCGATCCTGACTCTTATTGTCATTGATTATGTCGTCATGGGCATACCCGCCTATCACGCGGTCCTCACGCTTGCGGACACGCGCAACGATGCTGCGCTCGTCATCAAGGTGACGGGCAGCCAATGGCGTTGGCGCTACGACTATCCCGACGCAGGGATTTCCTTCATCAGCAATCTGGCGACGTCGGCCGAGCAGCGCGATAGCGGCGCGCCGACCGATCCGAATTATCTTCTTGAAGTCGATAAACCGCTCGTTCTGCCCGTCGGCAAGAAAGTGCGCGTTCTTCTCACATCGACCGATGTTATCCACGCTTGGTGGATTCCTTCCTTTGGCATCAAGCAGGATGCGGTGCCGGGCTTCCTGCGCGAAACCTGGGTGAAGATCGACCGGCCCGGCATCTATCGCGGCCAATGCGCCGAGCTTTGCGGCGTCGGCCACGGTTTCATGCCCATCGTCGTCGAGGCGAAGGCACAGCCGGATTTCGACAAATGGCTTGCCGATGCGCAGACGGCGGCGGCGCAGGCGGCGGCGGTGACGACGCTGAGCAAAGCCGAGCTTCTCAAGCGCGGCCAGCAGGATTATGCGAATTATTGCGCGATGTGCCATCAGCCGACCGGGCTCGGTATGCCGGGCGCGATTCCGCCAATCGCCGGCAACAAACCGTTCAGCGCCCCGCCGGCCATGACCGATCTGCTGGCGCAGCGCGGCTTCTACAACAGCGGCAAGATCGTCGTCGGCCCTGTGGCGCGCCATATCGATATCGTGCTGAAGGGTATCCCCGGCACGCCCATGCCTGGCTTCGGCACGCAGCTCAGCGATGCTGATGTCGCCGCTCTCGTGACCTATGAGCGCAACAGCTTTGGCAATCAGACCGGCGACGTCGTCCAGCCCTCCGCTGTGAAGGCCGCGCGGGCGAAATAA
- the ctaD gene encoding cytochrome c oxidase subunit I — translation MSSAATDLGHHDAHDEPRGLLRWLTTTNHKDIGILYMLFGLTMFLLGGFFAELIRGQLIHPANHLLTPEVYNQVITLHGLVMVFGALMPVTAGFANYLIPLMIGAPDMALPRLNNWGFWLLPPAAIVLVLPFILKLIGIGNGPVDTGWTMYAPLSVQGGPGVDFAIFAIFLLGASSLMASINIVVTIFNLRAPGMTMMKLPLFVWSWLMTSFLLIAVFPALIAGSAMLLADRHFGTHFFSAAGGGDPVLWEHLFWFFGHPEVYILLFPTAGIMSHVLPTFARKPVFGYRAQVYSYWAIAALSVVVWAHHMFTSGMPVAGQLYFMYSTMLISVPLAILFFCWMGTIWRGSLSFETPMLFALGYIVLFFIGGLTGLVLADAVADQQYHNSFFLVAHFHYALFGGPIMGVIAGVYYWLPKITGRMYSERLGKWHFWLTMIGFNITFMSQFFLGVAGMPRRIPDYALQFASLNTVSSLGAFILGAAQLLLVYNVIRAAAGYGKRATNQVWEGAEGLEFTLPSPPPHHTFEEQPVVA, via the coding sequence ATGAGCAGCGCCGCAACCGACCTCGGCCATCACGACGCCCATGACGAGCCACGAGGCTTGCTGCGCTGGTTGACGACGACCAATCATAAGGACATCGGCATCCTTTACATGCTGTTCGGGCTGACGATGTTTCTGCTCGGCGGCTTCTTCGCTGAACTGATCCGCGGCCAGCTTATCCATCCGGCCAATCATTTGCTGACGCCGGAAGTCTACAATCAGGTCATCACGCTGCACGGCCTCGTTATGGTGTTTGGCGCGCTGATGCCGGTGACGGCGGGCTTCGCCAATTATCTCATTCCGCTGATGATCGGTGCGCCGGACATGGCGTTGCCGCGGCTGAACAATTGGGGCTTCTGGCTGCTGCCGCCGGCCGCCATCGTTCTCGTGCTGCCATTCATCTTGAAGCTGATCGGCATCGGCAACGGCCCGGTCGATACCGGCTGGACCATGTATGCGCCGCTCTCGGTGCAGGGCGGCCCCGGTGTTGATTTCGCGATCTTCGCCATTTTCCTGCTCGGCGCCTCATCGCTGATGGCCTCAATCAATATCGTCGTGACGATCTTCAACCTGCGCGCGCCGGGCATGACGATGATGAAGTTGCCGCTCTTCGTCTGGAGTTGGCTGATGACCTCGTTCCTGCTGATCGCGGTTTTTCCGGCGCTCATCGCGGGAAGCGCCATGCTGCTCGCCGACCGGCATTTCGGTACGCATTTTTTCAGCGCCGCTGGAGGTGGTGATCCCGTGCTCTGGGAGCATCTGTTCTGGTTCTTCGGTCATCCGGAAGTTTACATTCTGCTGTTTCCGACCGCCGGAATCATGTCGCACGTCTTGCCGACCTTCGCGCGCAAGCCGGTCTTCGGATATCGCGCCCAGGTCTATTCTTATTGGGCGATCGCGGCTTTATCGGTCGTGGTCTGGGCGCATCATATGTTCACTTCGGGCATGCCGGTCGCCGGGCAGCTCTATTTCATGTATTCGACGATGCTGATCTCGGTGCCGCTAGCGATTCTCTTTTTCTGCTGGATGGGCACGATCTGGAGGGGATCGCTCAGTTTCGAGACGCCGATGCTGTTTGCGCTCGGCTATATCGTTCTCTTCTTCATCGGCGGCTTGACCGGTCTGGTTCTCGCCGATGCCGTCGCCGATCAGCAATATCACAACTCTTTCTTCCTCGTTGCGCACTTCCATTATGCGCTGTTTGGCGGCCCGATCATGGGTGTCATCGCCGGAGTCTATTATTGGCTGCCGAAAATCACCGGCCGCATGTACAGTGAGCGCCTTGGCAAATGGCACTTCTGGCTGACGATGATCGGGTTCAACATCACCTTCATGTCGCAATTTTTCCTCGGCGTTGCCGGCATGCCGCGTCGCATTCCCGACTATGCGCTGCAATTCGCGTCGCTCAACACGGTGTCGAGCCTCGGCGCCTTCATTCTCGGCGCGGCGCAATTGCTGCTCGTCTACAATGTCATTCGTGCCGCAGCTGGCTACGGCAAGCGGGCTACGAACCAGGTTTGGGAAGGCGCGGAAGGACTCGAATTCACGCTGCCGTCGCCGCCGCCGCATCATACGTTTGAAGAACAGCCGGTCGTCGCATGA
- a CDS encoding alpha-2-macroglobulin, whose protein sequence is MRAVAGFLCLLLVLAVSGRAETLQSDYRNANLASDAVRLAAQVAQDGDDLMDQTPDALRQAAATALAKRDSKGMLHALAGLIAINPNDATSWLAYSRAEVASGNSDDILQAATTAAYLAYLKAADKRQAALALAQLGAIFAQRESWRPSLDAYHASLGLVDDLAVRTTYQKERDTYGFRILDYKVDKDSAAPRACFQLSESLAGGHVDFASYVSVAGIDRPAVSAEDQQICVDGLQHGAHYTIVLRQGIPSAVNEQLLRTATYNIYVRDRSQQVHFTGKNYVLPRVGQQGIPVVSVNVKKIAVQILRVGDRGLLPIITSSDFLSQLSSYRLDQLKNSDARKIWKGTLDVASLLNKDVTTAFPVLEAAGALQAGVYIMTAKPGDGLQSSDSDDDSNVATQWFVVSDLGLTALSSRDGLHVFVRSLTSAKPLAGISLRLVARDNEVLATKQTDANGYVRFEPGLSRGSNGLAPGLIVGEDGKGDYGFLNMQQGAFDLTDRGVSGRDVTQPLDAEVFTERGVYRSNETVYVTALLRDAKGSAKTGVPLTLVAKRPDGVEYKRVLIADQGAGGRSYGLTLLPSSASGTWRVEAYVDPKGAPVGEATFLVEDYVPERLDFKLKPQETQARAGDSSTVDANARYLYGAPGSGLDISGDVTVEAAGNHGLPILQGYEAGLQDQTFTAVSKDLPTSATTDAKGDAKIDVPIPDIAATQPLEAKVTLRVGEPGGRAVERSVTLPILPKGGLIGVKQDFVTLGDGDIASFDVIAVNSSAARVARKGVTWSLYRLLTDYQWYNQDGHWDFETVKSSRRVASGTLDLAADALGKISAPVELGDYRLDVTSADPNDAPTSVTFGVGWSGDASADAPDLLEVTLDKKDYAPGEAMKIKIASRFAGTATVAILNDQLNYSSLVDLKKGDNLVSVPVNAAWGAGAYAVVFAHRPLDQAAQRNPGRALGLAWFSVAAASHKLGVAFDTPDKLRPHQHISVPITLTGLAPGEQAYVTLAAVDVGILNLTHYQTPDPRKYFYGQRTLASEIRDIYGFLIDGMQGTLGAIRSGGDAGGDLQGNKPTEAPLALFSGVVNVGPDGKAEVGFDLPPFNGTMRLAAAVWTAEKVGSASADIIVRDPVVVQPTLPRFLALKDHSRLYLQIDNVEGETGLYNYDVSAQGPVSVVGRGRGAIRLKAGERTSLSVPLVGTGIGEADIAFKMSGPRFKTERNFALDVEPGTPNIYRRVVRQLMPGDSFLVTKDLTAEFLPGTGRVSAAVASLTGINAAGNLQALADYPFECSEQLVSRTMPLLYVAKLADPEALAFDTGIASRVNRAIALLLARQDSTGAFGLWSAGNADDAWLDAFVTDFLTRAREENYDVPQEAFAQALERLRNYVANTSEVQAGQAPALAYAIYVLARNGKPVMEDLRYLADAQLSAFQTPLARAQLAASLALLGDRGRAQKVFAAAGESLAQVKDADSLTRTDFGSRLRDGAGLLTLAVEGGADNTQIEQAAQVVESARDAIDYTSTQEESWMVLAAEALAARDVSISLAIDGTAHSGAYYRTWLAAKLSTQPVKVVNQGAQPVTLALTTAGNPILPEPAAGQGYTIERGYYSMDGNPIDPTKIKQNDRFVITLKVTENAAAHAHLVLNDPLPAGLEIDNPDLYDGGNVDALSWVKTDVQPTHTEYRDDRFVAAFDRDGQSVATFAVAYIVRAVTPGRYVAPAATIEDMYRPQRYARTATGNVTVAAPK, encoded by the coding sequence ATGCGCGCGGTCGCTGGCTTTCTGTGTCTGCTGCTGGTTCTCGCCGTCTCCGGCCGCGCCGAGACTCTGCAAAGCGATTATCGAAACGCCAATCTCGCCAGCGATGCCGTTCGGCTCGCGGCGCAAGTGGCGCAGGACGGCGATGATCTGATGGATCAGACGCCGGACGCACTTCGGCAGGCCGCGGCTACGGCGCTCGCCAAGCGCGATTCGAAGGGTATGCTTCACGCTCTGGCCGGGCTGATCGCCATTAATCCGAACGATGCCACAAGCTGGCTTGCCTATTCGCGCGCGGAAGTTGCGTCCGGCAATTCCGACGACATTCTGCAAGCGGCAACGACGGCCGCCTATCTGGCTTACCTCAAGGCCGCCGACAAACGGCAAGCCGCCCTCGCGCTCGCGCAGCTCGGCGCCATCTTTGCGCAGCGTGAATCGTGGCGCCCTTCGCTCGACGCCTATCACGCAAGCCTTGGGCTTGTGGACGATCTAGCGGTGCGGACGACCTATCAAAAAGAGCGCGACACCTATGGCTTCCGCATCCTCGACTACAAGGTCGATAAGGATTCCGCCGCGCCGCGGGCGTGCTTCCAGCTCTCCGAGTCGCTGGCCGGCGGCCACGTCGATTTCGCGTCCTATGTGAGCGTCGCCGGTATCGATCGACCGGCGGTTTCGGCGGAAGATCAGCAGATTTGCGTCGATGGCCTGCAGCACGGGGCGCATTACACGATCGTTCTGCGGCAGGGGATTCCTTCGGCGGTCAATGAGCAGCTTTTGCGCACGGCGACCTACAACATCTATGTGCGCGACCGCTCTCAGCAGGTGCATTTCACAGGCAAGAATTATGTGCTGCCGCGCGTCGGCCAGCAGGGCATTCCGGTTGTCTCCGTCAACGTCAAAAAGATTGCGGTGCAAATTCTGCGCGTCGGCGACCGCGGCCTGCTGCCGATCATTACATCGAGCGATTTTCTCTCCCAGCTTTCGAGCTACCGGCTCGATCAGCTTAAGAACAGCGACGCGCGCAAAATCTGGAAGGGTACGCTCGATGTCGCGAGCCTGCTGAACAAGGATGTGACGACCGCCTTTCCTGTGCTTGAAGCGGCCGGCGCCTTGCAGGCGGGCGTTTACATCATGACGGCGAAGCCCGGCGACGGGCTCCAGTCTTCGGATAGCGACGACGATTCGAATGTCGCGACGCAATGGTTCGTCGTATCGGATCTCGGCCTCACTGCGCTTTCAAGCCGCGATGGTCTGCATGTCTTCGTGCGTTCGCTGACGAGCGCGAAGCCGCTTGCGGGCATTTCGCTACGTCTTGTCGCGCGCGACAACGAAGTGCTCGCGACCAAGCAGACCGATGCCAACGGCTATGTTCGCTTTGAGCCGGGCCTCTCGCGCGGCAGCAATGGCCTCGCGCCGGGTCTCATCGTCGGTGAGGACGGCAAAGGCGATTACGGCTTCCTCAATATGCAGCAGGGCGCGTTCGATCTGACCGATCGCGGCGTCTCCGGCCGCGACGTGACGCAGCCGCTCGACGCTGAGGTTTTTACCGAGCGCGGCGTTTATCGCTCCAACGAGACCGTCTATGTCACCGCATTGCTGCGCGACGCCAAGGGCAGTGCCAAGACCGGCGTGCCGCTGACGCTTGTCGCCAAGCGGCCGGACGGCGTCGAATACAAGCGCGTGCTGATTGCCGATCAGGGTGCTGGCGGGCGCAGCTACGGGCTGACACTTTTGCCATCCAGCGCCAGCGGCACATGGCGTGTTGAGGCCTACGTCGATCCGAAAGGCGCGCCGGTCGGCGAGGCGACATTCCTCGTCGAGGATTACGTGCCCGAACGGCTCGACTTCAAACTCAAGCCACAAGAGACGCAGGCGCGGGCCGGTGACTCAAGTACGGTCGATGCGAATGCACGCTATCTTTACGGCGCGCCGGGCAGCGGCCTCGATATCAGCGGCGATGTGACTGTCGAGGCGGCGGGGAATCACGGCCTGCCGATTCTGCAAGGCTATGAGGCGGGTCTTCAGGATCAGACGTTCACCGCGGTCAGTAAGGATTTGCCGACGAGCGCGACGACCGACGCCAAGGGCGACGCGAAAATCGACGTGCCGATTCCCGATATCGCCGCCACGCAGCCGCTCGAGGCGAAGGTCACCTTGCGCGTCGGCGAGCCGGGCGGCCGCGCGGTTGAGCGGAGCGTCACGCTGCCGATCCTGCCGAAGGGTGGCCTGATCGGCGTGAAGCAGGATTTCGTGACGCTCGGCGATGGCGACATCGCCTCGTTCGATGTGATCGCCGTCAATTCGAGCGCCGCGCGCGTCGCACGCAAGGGCGTGACCTGGTCGCTCTATCGGCTTCTGACCGATTACCAATGGTACAATCAGGATGGGCATTGGGATTTCGAGACGGTGAAATCCTCGCGCCGTGTGGCTTCCGGGACGCTCGATCTTGCTGCTGATGCTTTGGGTAAAATCTCGGCGCCGGTGGAACTCGGCGATTATCGTCTCGATGTCACCAGTGCCGATCCGAACGATGCGCCGACGAGTGTGACATTCGGTGTTGGCTGGTCGGGCGATGCGAGCGCCGATGCGCCCGATCTTCTCGAAGTGACGCTCGACAAAAAGGACTATGCGCCGGGCGAGGCGATGAAGATCAAGATCGCCTCGCGCTTTGCCGGCACGGCGACGGTCGCGATCCTCAATGATCAATTGAATTATTCGTCGCTGGTCGATCTGAAGAAGGGTGACAATCTCGTCAGTGTGCCGGTCAATGCCGCTTGGGGCGCGGGCGCCTATGCTGTCGTCTTCGCGCATCGGCCGCTGGATCAGGCCGCGCAACGCAATCCGGGCCGGGCGCTGGGGCTGGCGTGGTTCAGCGTCGCCGCCGCAAGCCACAAGCTCGGCGTCGCTTTCGATACGCCGGACAAGCTGCGGCCGCATCAGCACATCAGCGTTCCGATCACATTGACAGGTTTGGCGCCGGGCGAGCAGGCCTATGTCACGCTGGCCGCCGTTGATGTCGGCATTCTCAATCTCACGCATTATCAGACGCCTGATCCGCGCAAATATTTCTACGGCCAGCGCACGCTCGCCTCCGAAATCCGCGACATCTATGGTTTCCTGATCGATGGCATGCAAGGCACGCTTGGCGCCATTCGCTCAGGCGGCGACGCGGGCGGCGATCTGCAAGGCAACAAGCCCACGGAAGCGCCGCTCGCGCTCTTTTCCGGCGTTGTGAATGTCGGGCCAGACGGCAAGGCGGAGGTCGGGTTTGATCTGCCGCCGTTCAACGGCACGATGCGCCTCGCTGCTGCCGTGTGGACCGCGGAAAAGGTCGGCAGCGCCAGCGCCGATATCATCGTCCGCGATCCGGTCGTCGTGCAGCCGACGTTGCCGCGCTTTTTGGCGCTGAAGGATCATTCGCGACTCTATCTGCAAATCGACAATGTCGAGGGCGAAACAGGCCTCTACAATTATGATGTCTCGGCGCAGGGGCCCGTCTCGGTTGTGGGCCGCGGGCGCGGTGCGATCCGCCTCAAAGCGGGCGAGCGCACATCGCTGTCGGTGCCGCTTGTCGGCACGGGAATCGGCGAGGCCGACATTGCCTTCAAGATGAGCGGCCCCAGGTTCAAGACCGAACGTAATTTTGCACTCGATGTCGAACCCGGGACGCCCAACATTTATCGACGTGTGGTGCGGCAACTGATGCCAGGCGATTCATTCCTCGTCACGAAGGACCTGACGGCGGAATTTCTGCCAGGCACCGGACGTGTCTCTGCGGCCGTCGCGAGCCTGACCGGCATCAATGCCGCGGGCAATCTGCAGGCGCTGGCCGATTATCCGTTCGAATGTTCCGAACAGCTCGTCAGCCGCACGATGCCGCTGCTCTATGTTGCCAAGCTCGCCGATCCTGAGGCGCTTGCGTTCGATACCGGCATCGCCAGCCGCGTCAATCGTGCCATCGCGCTGTTGCTGGCGCGGCAGGATTCGACCGGCGCGTTCGGGCTCTGGTCGGCGGGCAATGCGGATGACGCATGGCTCGATGCGTTCGTCACCGATTTTCTCACGCGCGCACGCGAGGAAAATTATGACGTTCCGCAGGAAGCTTTCGCCCAGGCTCTTGAACGGCTGCGCAATTACGTCGCCAACACGAGTGAGGTCCAGGCCGGGCAGGCGCCGGCGCTGGCTTATGCCATCTACGTCCTCGCCCGCAACGGCAAGCCGGTGATGGAAGATTTGCGCTATCTCGCTGATGCGCAACTTTCGGCTTTCCAGACGCCGCTGGCGCGGGCGCAGCTCGCCGCATCGCTCGCGCTGCTCGGCGATCGCGGCCGCGCTCAAAAGGTCTTCGCAGCGGCGGGCGAAAGTCTGGCACAAGTGAAAGATGCCGACAGTTTGACACGGACGGATTTCGGCTCACGCCTGCGCGATGGCGCCGGGCTTCTGACATTGGCGGTCGAAGGCGGCGCCGACAACACGCAGATCGAACAGGCGGCACAGGTTGTCGAAAGCGCCCGTGATGCGATCGATTATACAAGCACACAGGAAGAATCCTGGATGGTTCTCGCTGCCGAGGCGTTGGCCGCGCGCGATGTGTCGATCTCGCTCGCTATTGACGGCACGGCGCATAGCGGCGCCTATTATCGAACCTGGCTCGCCGCGAAACTTTCCACGCAGCCGGTGAAGGTCGTCAATCAGGGCGCGCAGCCCGTCACCCTGGCGCTGACAACTGCCGGAAACCCGATCTTGCCGGAGCCCGCGGCCGGGCAGGGCTATACGATCGAGCGTGGATATTATTCGATGGACGGCAACCCGATCGATCCGACGAAGATCAAACAGAACGACCGCTTCGTCATCACGTTGAAGGTGACGGAAAACGCCGCCGCCCATGCGCATCTCGTCCTCAACGATCCTTTGCCGGCGGGTCTCGAGATCGATAATCCCGATCTGTACGACGGCGGCAATGTCGATGCGCTCTCCTGGGTGAAGACCGACGTCCAGCCGACGCATACCGAATATCGCGACGACCGCTTTGTTGCGGCCTTTGACCGCGACGGCCAATCGGTGGCAACCTTCGCGGTGGCCTATATCGTCCGCGCCGTGACGCCCGGCCGCTATGTCGCGCCGGCGGCCACGATCGAGGACATGTATCGCCCGCAACGTTATGCGCGGACGGCCACGGGCAATGTCACGGTCGCGGCGCCAAAATGA